The DNA window TTCATAATCCCTCACGAAGTTTGAAGAGGCGCACGACGGCGATGCGGCGCCTGCGGGCATTAACGGCGGGCGTTCAGCTCCGCCAGATTGAAATCGATCGGCATCGTCACCTTGACGGCCCCCTGCTGCAGCATCTCCGGCGGCGGCGGCGGCAACGGCTGGGCGCGCGATACCACCGCCACCGCTTCCCGATCCAGCGACGCGGTGCCGGAACGCACCTGCAGCATGACGTTCGAGACCCGTCCCTGCGCGTCAACGCTGAAGCTGACCTGCGGCATGCCGCTGCGCCGGCGGCTGCGGGCATCCAAAGGGTAATCCTTGATGCGGTTCAGTTTGCCTTTCACCAGGCTCTCCCACGACAGTTTGGCCTGCGCGTTGCTGTTGGCGTCGCTGTTGATCGGTGCGGCGGTCTGGTGGGAAAGCGTCTGCGCCTGCGGTGCGGCGGCGCTGGACGCGGCGGCATTGCGCGTCTCTTTGGCCTGTTCCTGCGGCTTCGGCTGCGATTTTTGCGGGGGTCGGTGTTCGGCGCGCTTCTTCTGCGCCGTCACGATTTTCGCTTTCTCGGCGTGCGCCAGCTTGGGCAGATCCGGCTGTTGCTGCTGCTCCGCCGGCTGCGCCGCGGCGGACTCCGCCTGCTGCACGCCCAGCGGCAGCGGCTTGCTTTCCGGCGCTTCAATCTGCGCCGCCCAGCTCATCATCACCGCCGGCGGTGGCAACACCACCGGCTCCAGCGCCGTCTGCGGCCAGTAAAACAACAGCACCAACGCCGCGTGCGCCGCCAGAGCGAGCAGCAGGCCGCGCGCCCAGCGCGGCTGCGGCAGTTCAAAGGCCAGGAGGGAGTAAGACTGACTTAACATAGGGGCATTAGCTTTGCTTAATTGCGAATGATTGCAGATAACATTTACTAATGATAATCATTTGCAAATATAATTAACACCCCTTTTCACTGTCTTAACGTATTCATTTCACTGATGGTGTGAGCCACAGGTAGTCTGCGGTGTTCGCATCGACCTGTACGCCCTGCTCCGCCAGCATCAGCACCGTCGGCGCCGCCGCTGGTTGCAGATCCCGCACGTGCAGCGGCACCCCCACCGATTTGGCGGCGTGATAGCCGCCGGCGATCAGCAGCGCGGGCGTGGGCGCCGCCAGCAGACGTTCCGCCATGCGCCGGTCGCGCTGCTGCTGGATCGCCAGCATCGCATGCAGCTGGTCGGCCTCAATCTTG is part of the Serratia marcescens genome and encodes:
- a CDS encoding energy transducer TonB family protein, whose translation is MLSQSYSLLAFELPQPRWARGLLLALAAHAALVLLFYWPQTALEPVVLPPPAVMMSWAAQIEAPESKPLPLGVQQAESAAAQPAEQQQQPDLPKLAHAEKAKIVTAQKKRAEHRPPQKSQPKPQEQAKETRNAAASSAAAPQAQTLSHQTAAPINSDANSNAQAKLSWESLVKGKLNRIKDYPLDARSRRRSGMPQVSFSVDAQGRVSNVMLQVRSGTASLDREAVAVVSRAQPLPPPPPEMLQQGAVKVTMPIDFNLAELNARR